GGCATCAATGACGATGACCGTTTTATTAACCAGATGATCACTTTGAATATCATCAACATGTGCTTCGATGGTAATGTTCATGATGATGCTCCCCATAAAGAGAAAGTATCAGCCCGTAGACCCCTTCGTAAGGCTTCTAAAGCGAGCAAATCAGTGGAAGCGATATTTCCTAAATTGACGTGGGGACCTACGCAATGAATCAAAGCGACTTGCTGTTCTTTATGAGGTGTTTCCCAAATCAGATGGTCGCCTCCCGTGGATCGTTCTACATCTTTTACATATTGAGTATCTGTATGCCCACTTTCATCAAAAATACCGATTCCTTTGCCTGATTCGCGCCCCTCAACGATAATCCACTTTGCGCCATCATGCCGATCTTGCTTGTAGACAGTAGTTAAGTTAGTCACATCGGTGATGGAACCACTCTCTTTTTTACCGATTTCTGTGATCACTTGAAAGCCGTGGTGAACAGCTGCTTTAATTGCTTGAGACCGTTCTGCTGCAGAAAGTGTAATACTGCCATCGGAAATTTCTATCCATTCAAATCCAAGGGAAGATAAGGTTTGGAAGTAAGTAGGGAGAAGCTTCTTACGAAATGCTACTTCAAAAAATGTTCCGCCGGGATAAAGTCCGACTTGATAATGGCTCGCCAGCTCCACTTTTTTTTGCAGAAGCGGGCGGGGTGTTAGAGCTGAGGTGCCGAAGCCAAGTTTGATAAAATCAATATGATTAGCACCCAGCTCCAACAGATCTTGAAAAGCAGAGATCCCCAGTCCTTTATCAATTAACATGGTTATTCCGGTCTGTCTCGGCTTTGTAGGA
This sequence is a window from Mechercharimyces sp. CAU 1602. Protein-coding genes within it:
- a CDS encoding phosphosulfolactate synthase encodes the protein MKKSFPKWEPELQDPTSARPTKPRQTGITMLIDKGLGISAFQDLLELGANHIDFIKLGFGTSALTPRPLLQKKVELASHYQVGLYPGGTFFEVAFRKKLLPTYFQTLSSLGFEWIEISDGSITLSAAERSQAIKAAVHHGFQVITEIGKKESGSITDVTNLTTVYKQDRHDGAKWIIVEGRESGKGIGIFDESGHTDTQYVKDVERSTGGDHLIWETPHKEQQVALIHCVGPHVNLGNIASTDLLALEALRRGLRADTFSLWGASS